In the Silene latifolia isolate original U9 population chromosome 1, ASM4854445v1, whole genome shotgun sequence genome, TTTGGGTATTTTAGTTAATAGATTAACTTCTATTTTTCTAGTAAATAAATCAATCTATCTGGGTTGGGACGATTACATTTCTTCCTCATTTCAAGTtgcttttgatttttttaataattGTAAACTCATTCCTCCTTTTTTCTATCTTAATAACCGTGTATATAACAACACAAATTGTCATTGAAAACGGATACTTTTCGTCACTTTAGAAAAACCTCTCACAAGAAGAACAAGTGAAAGAGGAATTGTGAGAGGTCATTTTAAAAAGACTATCATTAACACGACTTATTGACATAACAATTATAAACTATCTAGTGGAACGAACAGACTAGTAAACCTAAGAAAACAAATGAGTATCTTCTTTCATCAATCAAATAAATCAATATATTTCAAACATTTGACTCTAATCCACGTGAAACTCCACCAAATATCGTCGGTGATCAATAGTTGCCAATTCGAGACAGCTCATAACAACCAAATTCCAGTGCTACAATAACAATCCAAATCAAATCTCATCACTGTGCTTTACTTAACCCATCACTATATATCTTCACTTTATATTTTATATggattaattaataaaataaataaaataaatttacaaAAATGCCAGCACACCGTAACACAAAGCAAGACCCACACCAACAAATCCTCCACTCTTGATCATTCCAGCACCATTCTTCTTATGTTTCCCGGACGTCGAATCCGCCACATCATCATCCGACGTGTCAGGCCCATCTGCCGAATCATCACTAGGTGACTCAGCATCAGGAGTTGGAGCGGGTGCCTCTTTAACTTTCGAAGCCTTAAATAACTCACGTGGCAATAAAAACTTGTCTAGCTTGTACACAGCTAACGGGTCCTTATCAACCAATGTACCCGTAATTTTAGCAGTTACGACCTTAGTTTTCAACGTGACGGACTCGCCATCATTTTGTACCGTAAAATCATACTTGTTGGACCCGTCCGTGGCCAGCGTGTTCATGACCCCGTTATTGGACTTAAGCATGCCCATTGAGTTGTACACGGGGACACCGTGGTATAAAAGTAACGCCGTTTTGTTTCCTGTCGTTAAGTTTTTGTATTTTGGCATGAATGTTTTGACGGCGTTATCGCCAACGCAGAATACCGTTAGTCCGCTGTCAATATTGTCCTGAAGAATCACACAACAAAACAAGAAAAGATGTTTATTAGTTTTCTCTTGTTCCTCTCATTTCAAGTTATTCTCTTGTCAATTATTGGTGGTAAGAAATAGGAATATTTTGTCCTTTAACTGCCTtactttaaaagtaaaccaaAAAAAGAAGCGTGAACTAGAGTTTGGAAATGgcttttttaacttttttttttttgtttttttttttggcggCCATAAAAATAGGTTCCTTAGAAATGACTTTTTTTTACTTTAttggataaaaaaaaattattcaatcAATTACATTGGCTTTAATTAACGATATTATAGCTCATATGTATTGATCGGTTAGATTAACTGGTAAAGTATTGGTAAATATTATTCAATGATTAGATTTAGATCCTAACTACCCCATCTCCGCAAGCCGCACACTAATAAATTAGGGTCGATTTTTCCTAGTCTCTATCAACGTATTAAAACAAGAATCGAGCACCTTTTCTGAATGAAGGTTGCATCTTTTGCTAATAAAGTAGCATAGGCACCAATGATGATGATTGATGAGAACACTCAATTTAATTATGATTAGCTAACAATAATGTttttaactaaaaaaaaaaaaaacttgtactTGAAACCGTTGAAAATTGATTTGTTATTTTCCGTCACATTATGTAAACTAATATACTTCGTAGTAGTTAAAAATGAAGATTGCCCCAGAGTCTAATTCCAATCACTTAATTATTCAACTATATCATAACTAGTAGAATTTgttaaaattgagtttttttttttttttcaattatgcACATCTGATTTATGGTATATTTTGTAACGCCTATTTATTACACAATTTAATTAATCGAACATATGGTCCTCATACAAGACATATTCCATGTGGTTTAGATCTAACACATTCTACAATCCGTAAGTCTTGTTTAACACGAAGTTGTCCAATTTCCTTTAAACATAGATAATTAGATACAGAAAATGGACATATTGATAGCGAGATCGATAAAAGCGTACCTGGAAGGTTTTATCAGCACCAGAAGAAGTGAGCAAGCCAGCAAACTCCTTACAACCCTTAgactcaagcaaagacgtcaAATGAATTGAACTCGGCTCAGGCGTAGGCGCCTCGGCTTCAGCCGAATCCAGCACCTGACTAATCTGAATAACCGCAATATTATACGGCATTTCAAGCAAAGACTTAACAAAAAACGAGTGCAATCCATCCGCATCAGCTGGTGAAAACCCGACCTTACCACCATGAAGATCAGTAATATTAACATAACCCGAGTTACCATCCGCGTCACCGGTGGATTGAAACATGGACGCGGTGGTGGTAGTGCCGTCGGTGATCTGGTGAAGTTTCTTAGTACCGTAGTAGTCGACTAGGATGTGTAGAGACAGGACATTACGTAGGGTGTAGAGAGAGAAGCCTTTTGAAACGAGACTCGACATTGCTGAGTTGTCGAGGGCGAGGACGGTTATGGTTTCGCGGTGGTTGATTTCGTTGGCTAGGTGGGTTTTGGTGAGGTATTCATTGAAGGTGGAGAATTCAGGGTGTTTTGCTAGGATTTTTGTTATGTTGAAGGCTGAGGCTGAGGTTGATAAGATTAGGAGGAGGATTGGGAGAAATGAGGTTACGGCCATCGAAGACGTACCGTGTGGCCGCAttgtgatggttgttgttgttgtggttgtggtggagATATGAGTGGTGTGTATGTGAGAAGTGGAGATGAGGGAGTGAGGTTATATATAGGTGTATGAATTATactcacaaattcttatttgtgacgagAGTATTCATCACAAATTTGTGACGAATCAAATAATATATGGGTGATATACTGATAAATAATTTGTAACACTTTAGACACtttattttatcttatttactcATGTGGATGATATACTGATATTTAACCCGTCAAAAGTTTGTGATGGAGATCACAAGTCAGCGATGGCGGAGCGGAATGTAAGTCGTGAAAGCGAAAATTTTCAATGGAGGCGAAACTGTAATAATAAAAGTGTctcaaaaaattcgaaaattttaactaaaaaattcgaaattttcaaACTCCGTGATGACGACCGCCCTTAGCCTTCTCCCCTGCCTCCACCACCGCTACAAGGAGACTTTTAGTGGGGTAGCCCTCTTTCctgatcatttgttgtccttttcccatttggatattcgatcaattgttgtcctttctattttgagaatgaacttgatgaacaatttgatcattcgcactcaatttgttccacttgtcatttattaattgattcatttctctttcctttagtCTTTATGCCAATATCAAAGAATAATAATTGACCGAAACTGGGTATAATGTTGTGAAATTCTGTATTGGCTCAAAATTCCAGAGTGTAAGTACGGTATGCTGTCTCTTATCAAATCTGGGGCCAACGTTTCACCGCAAGCAATTTCAATTCAACAATCATCAATTGTTTAAAGATAGGCACCTTTATCGTGCTGTATAATTCAACAATTTTTAACCCATTAATTTATACGACATACTCGTATATAAACTCGTTATACAGTTTCATATAATCGAATTTTCTTAACAAATTAAAAAAGTGAAATTTACGAAAATTCATGTAAAtgataaattttaattttaaaataatTATGTAAGATTACCCGATCCATGTTACAATTACCCAATGAACCGTTGTAAATTTCATTTACATTGAATCGTTGGGCTAAACTCGTTGAGTGATTGTAAATGGCGGTTTGCCATTGAGTGATAGTAATTTGAGAGTTCGGGAAGTTGTCATTGGGTTAACTCGTGAGTGTAATATAAGATGATTGACTCGAGTTTAGGATTACGATGCTCTAACAAAATTGATTATTTGATGTCTTATCATTGTTATTCCTATTTTGGAAGGTAGGACCAAAATAAATGATTTAGGGTGTTACTTTGTTCTTTCTTTTACAGTTGATGACATATATGCTTTGGTGTGTAGGACATATACATATTTGGTGAGAGTCACAGGACACCCAAACCGACACTATATTTCTTTCAGTAACGAAGCAGTTTGTTAGGCCACTGCGCTAATATTCTTTTCTTCTCTGCTTCAGTCTTTTTTTTCCGTCTTCCGGACGTTTTTTTACTGTATATTTTGACATGTATATACACAACCTTGAACCTTTTCTGTTAAAAATAATTCTTCCGAAACATTTTTTGTTGATAAATGTAAGAGTTTCCAATTAACTACGGTCTAGGAAAATCTAGGTAAATCATTTCTTTATTATGGAGCCGTTGATAATTCGTGAATTTTTTTTGCCTAATATCGGTAAACAAACATCTCCCATTTCCCAATTCATGAAATATTCATTCACTCATTTTCATAGTGCAATCAAAAGACCACTTAGTATCCTCTATTTACTAGCAGATGAAGAAATTTATAAATTTTTCCGCATAAAACACTAGCTGTTGAGCTTAATTTTTGGGGATATTTTTGACATATGTTGAATTAACATGATCTTTATGTGTCACGGTATCTTAAGATAAAAAAAGAAACAATAAGTTATTCTTAACTTATATTTTTATGGAAAAAAACTTTTTGATCAAAATAGTTTTAGTTACAGCTTTATTCCTATGAAACATTTTTTTAGTTGATCCTTCCTTTTCATCCATTATTGACGAATTAGTATGAATCAAATTAAATTATCTTAAATATGCAAATTATGTTGAAACAATTGCTTTGTTAGAAATGTATCTATAATATTATGTAAAGAAATCACAGATTGTTATATGAGACAATTTTACGAGTAAGAGCAATTCAATAATCTTAAATGCAAATGTGAAAATTAAATTTCTTGAAGGTTACCTCACAATTTATTGtgaaattattttattatttaaagaaAAAATTtgtataaaataataaaacaggTTCAAACCTCCCCAAGAGTAAATTTTGTGCAGCATTCTTAGCCTGAGTCTATGCCTTATAGACTTCGAGTATGTTATCCTCAGGTGGCTTACCTGATATAAGTGGTTTGCAGGTTATCACATATACCCGAGGGTTTATCCAGTGCGCATCAAAAGATAGCGGTTGCGGGGGGTTTCCtcgtcacaaaaaataaaaataaaaataaaaataaaaataaaacttcCATGGCATAAATGAGAACTTGTCGGCAGTCGGCACATAGAGAGAGTACCAATTTGATTGTTGGCAAATTGGCATTATAATAATAGACTAAAAAAAATAGTGTATACAAGAATACAATGGTGACTAAAATAAACAAATGTAACAAGTCTTGGTTGAACAATAATTGAAAGTATAATATAATCTGCACACTTTCTCGGTGTATAGCATAACACAATACAAAGAGTGGTACCATGTGGAGGGCTCACCAATCAGCATTACTAAATTCATGATGGAAAGATAACTTGGAAAAGGCCAAAATGAGAATAACAAATGTTGAACTCAATAAAAGACTACAAATTATAGTATACAACCGTCATATGGTATGACTAGTTAAAAAGTGATCATTGTTTTGGCAAAAAggaatcacaaattcttatttgtgacggaaggtatccgtcacaaataagagacgGATACCATATCCCCTCACAAATTACCCATTTGCCTTGAGTggggggaagcacatggggggaccctcctttgtcccctctacccatttcctctcacaaactaCCCGTCGCAACCCGCGACCCGTCGCAAGCAAGACTTACACAAAAGGAATAGGTAGACAAATGACTAAAACAGATTAAGTAGGATAGAAGATAAAATGTAAGCTATAGCATATTACAATATTACATGCCGACTATGATTGTCCAGACTCCAAAATGTGCTATTACTCTACAGTCTACACTGTCCAGTCTTGGTGATGGTGTCCTTTACTATTACCCCCACAGTCCCACGCAAGACGGCTACTAATTCTACATGGAGTTGTGAAATCTGTTTTGTACTTGAGATCAGACTTCAACAGTTAGTTAAAGCCTTGTTGAATTGAGACATTAGCAGATGGATACAATTTTAAAGTTAAGTCAAGTTAGCATGAGCATATGAGTAAAGTTTGCTAGCGAACAAATTTGAAAACCTAATATTTAAAacggtttttctaaaatgtgccctaAAGAGACATATTAAGAATATTTAAATGGAAAATTTaacaataaataattagaaaaactgtatttaaaattataataattcttgctatagacgggtatatccgtctatagctatagacgggtcaaatacaatgaaagtggtgacatttttggcccCACCATCCCACTTGTCTTTTGTTTTATTAGGAAAatggtattgtatttgacccgtctttcattatagacggatagtgaccgtctataatgagattttgtgttaaaaTTAATCATTAACATTTAACAACCTCATCTCCCTTTTTACACCAATTTTGTTGAAATCACTATTCTCTGTTAAAAGTCAATTATAATACTAAATATTACTCGTATTTTCTTACAAAAAATATCTTAAATTAATGGTTAAAATTGAAGTTATGTGAGCAACCTAGGTTGGTCTTACAGATTAACATCGCTTACTTTTGCATTGTGTTGACAGTCTCCTCACACACGAAAAAAAGACAAGAAAACCCTCCCTCTTTCTGAATTATACTTGCAGTGAGAGATGTTAACCTGTAGCAGTGTCATAGAAGAAGTGATGCTAACTGTCCTCAATGTGATTCATTCCTGTGGTTCTACGGTAAAAGTAAGTGTAAAACTACAAAATCTATCAAAATGGCAGGAACATACAGTAGAGCTCGCTCATGGTGGAGCAATTCCCTTTTGCACAAGCATATCATACACTCTATCCACTTTGCTTGGCTCAACATTTAAGAATCTATGTGCATCCGATTTCGTGCTGATGTTCCCCTTCATCACTTCGGTCGACATGGTTTGCAGCATACTCAGATAATGTGACGGCAGTATCCTGATCTCCCTACAAACCCCTTTTTCCTGTTTCAGGAACAAAAATTGTTATAGTGTTACCCTGTATCTAAAGGAATCCCACATGGCCGCAAATGGCGGAGTACAGGGATCAAAATGTCCACAAGGTTGTCCCTATGTTAACGGTACAAAGAGGATGTTTCCACATACTGACATACCCCATGGTGAAAATTACATCGGGAATTGCATTAAATGGTCGTACTTCACACTATCACAAACACAACAAGTTTTACTAGTTACGTGAGGCAATTTTTATTTAGTTAATTATTATTTAGAAGGATACAATAGCGGTTCAAATGCGGGCTTGGGTTGGACATGAGCCGGGCGGTGAAGGAAAAAGTTGTCCTTTAAGACTTTAGTGGGCGGGCCAGGCCTTGATTATGGGACAATTATCCTTGGCCGTAACACAAAACTTCAATGTAGatgttttattaattaaaatatataaGGGTACCCAATATATAAATACTTTCGTTATATTTTAACCTTTATAGTTTACCTATTATTTTAGTGTTCGACATCCATATAAAATTGATAAaattttctttgaaaatgtcTTTTTTTAAGAGTAAAAGTAAAGGATTTAAATAGTAAACGGGCCTAATGGGCCGGCTCACGGGATTTTCTTGTTGTCCATACCCGCCCATTTAACCTGGCGGGCTGGGCTTGTCCTGCCCTCTTAATTTTTCGGGTAAAAAATACTTGTCCAAGCCCACTTAATAAGTGGACTGGACAGGCGGGCCTAATGGTGGACAGGCGGGCCTAATGGGCGGGATGACCCATGAACAACTATATTAACAAATACACTCTTATATAAACCACTTTTCTAGAATTACGACCTTATAAAAGTTAAAAAATTGCTAACATTTAAAGCACATCAATTTAGAACTCGCTGCCCAAGTGCCTTTTGGGTGACTAAAAATGTAATATTCCGGCACAATTTGAATTTCCCTCTCAAACTTAAAATTTATGACCAAAATACCCCTCTCTAATATTTCCATTCTCTTAGCTCTTTCCCCTGctattcatcttcttcttcctcctctgctTCCCTCATCATTTTGTTATTTCTCTTTCCCCCAACCTATAGCAGCTATCATCGACAAAGACAGTTGAAGGTGATTTCTCTTCCCCATTCTTTATTTCGTTGTTTCGTTCCTTAGTTTATGGTCAATATGAATGAAATCGCAGTTGGGTGTTTGTAGTTAAATTAGGACTCTTATTTCATCAGTTTTTACAATTTAGTAAAATTTGTCGTATTTTATACAGGAAAATATCACAAAGCTTACTGCATAGCTCATCGCACAATTCTCAACCCAAGATATTATTTTGTAGATCCTTATTGTACTCAACAATCGGGGTCGAAGGTTTGAGACTTGCAAATTCTCCAGCCCTAACAATAATTTCCATAGATGCAAATAATTTCGTTGGGTTGATCGAACCCCAAGTGTTTGGCAAACAGATCTCATCAACCAACTTGGACAAAATTGCTAAAATGTTAAGAGGGTGAAGTTAGATTGCTAAGGAAGAGAGGAAGAAACTGCAAGTAGAGACGCATAAAGCGAAGATTGATAGAGCAAAGGTTGTAACTTGTAAGCTTAGAGTAGTTGTGAGAGTGAAAGTTCATTCTTGAAAGGCTTTTCAACGGCCATATGTGTCATTCTATGCCTCTTTGCAATGATAATGTAAAAGATGAATTAGTTAGAAGGTAATATAGCTCATGATAGTTGTCAATGTCTCACATTCATGGGCTCATTAGTATACTTATAGGCGATTTAATGTTTTAATTTCCAGATGCTGATGAGATTAGTTGCATATTTTGATTAAATTAGAATAATAATTAGGGAGGAGAAATGACGGACAGCAGAGTGAGAGTAGAAGGGTAAAGAGTACTGAAAAGAAGGGTTAGAGTGAAGTATATAATGAGGGGCATTTTGGTCAGTTCACAAACTTTCTGGAAAGGCACTTTGGTAGCAAGTTCAAAAATGATGTGCTTTAGAAGGTAGCAATTTTTAACTTTTTTCTTTAAGGTAATTTTAGAAAAGTGGTTTATGTAAGGGGGAGTTAATTTATCCTATCAAGAAACAAATAATAGAAAATCTGACTACGTAGAAAATGGAAAGTAAAACCTCATATCGAACGTTCTTGTAATAAGATTATCATGAAACCGATTCAATAATGGGGGTGGTTATTACTTCATTTTGACATTTTCTTCGATTTCTTCCCACTTTCCTTATGAGGAAAAATCATGGTTTTCTGTGGTTCGTGAGTAAATGGGTTGATCTCATACTAAAATAGCGTAAAATTTTAGTCGTACAACTCCAGTAATATTTTGGAAGGGGAAAACCAAAGTGctctgaaattaaacaaaaaaaaaaatacagctTACCGTCTCTGTGAGAAGATCAGCTCCCTGAAACCCGGAGACATCCCAGTCATCAAGAGATCTAGCAGTGGGGTATTCTGGAGCTGTTGAAGATGAGTCCTTGATACCAA is a window encoding:
- the LOC141596314 gene encoding fasciclin-like arabinogalactan protein 2, encoding MRPHGTSSMAVTSFLPILLLILSTSASAFNITKILAKHPEFSTFNEYLTKTHLANEINHRETITVLALDNSAMSSLVSKGFSLYTLRNVLSLHILVDYYGTKKLHQITDGTTTTASMFQSTGDADGNSGYVNITDLHGGKVGFSPADADGLHSFFVKSLLEMPYNIAVIQISQVLDSAEAEAPTPEPSSIHLTSLLESKGCKEFAGLLTSSGADKTFQDNIDSGLTVFCVGDNAVKTFMPKYKNLTTGNKTALLLYHGVPVYNSMGMLKSNNGVMNTLATDGSNKYDFTVQNDGESVTLKTKVVTAKITGTLVDKDPLAVYKLDKFLLPRELFKASKVKEAPAPTPDAESPSDDSADGPDTSDDDVADSTSGKHKKNGAGMIKSGGFVGVGLALCYGVLAFL